A section of the Sphingomonas sp. LT1P40 genome encodes:
- a CDS encoding helix-turn-helix domain-containing protein, translating to MADRAAPPTLGTVMRGIRARHGWTLKEMSAKSGIPVSTLSKVEHDRLTLSYDKLQQLSQRLNIRMSDLFAEGSDDSVPRVTGRRSLGTMDQAVRVTTDNYDYNYLCTDLRRKRMIPLITRIRAHSAREFGDLVRHQGEEFIYVIEGRIEVHTEFYDPVTLGPGETIYIDSSMGHAYVVAEGCDEALVLGVCSSADEGLMDSLMSLHGEAAA from the coding sequence ATGGCGGATCGTGCGGCACCGCCGACATTGGGTACCGTGATGCGCGGGATTCGGGCGCGCCATGGCTGGACACTCAAGGAAATGAGCGCGAAATCGGGGATACCCGTGTCGACCCTGTCGAAGGTCGAGCATGACCGGCTGACGCTCAGCTACGACAAGCTGCAACAGCTCAGCCAGCGGCTCAACATCCGCATGTCCGATCTTTTCGCCGAAGGGTCGGACGACAGCGTTCCCCGCGTTACGGGTCGCCGCAGCCTGGGCACGATGGACCAGGCCGTTCGCGTCACCACCGACAATTACGACTATAATTATCTATGCACCGATCTGCGCCGCAAACGCATGATCCCGCTCATCACCCGCATTCGCGCGCACAGCGCCCGCGAGTTCGGGGACCTCGTCCGCCATCAGGGGGAAGAGTTCATCTATGTGATCGAGGGGCGGATCGAGGTTCACACCGAGTTCTATGACCCCGTCACGCTCGGGCCGGGCGAAACCATCTATATCGATTCGTCGATGGGCCATGCCTATGTCGTCGCCGAGGGATGTGACGAGGCGCTGGTGCTGGGCGTGTGTTCGAGCGCGGACGAAGGCCTGATGGACTCGCTGATGAGTTTGCATGGCGAGGCCGCTGCCTGA